One stretch of Helicobacter jaachi DNA includes these proteins:
- a CDS encoding phage tail tape measure protein, protein MQTQLTIKLTPQLDNLTQAINKISKDTGEGISKALDTSIKSITQALRSENLIGKALQGPKLPQETLSHIKAQLAQATRVKLDLDLKEANAKIDSMRYQILGIYGVFKGLFQKPISVAMEFESSMADVKKVVDFESKEELKGFENQIWNLTKTIPLAAKDLTAIVASGGQLGLDKNILIPFTDVVAKMSTAFDMSTAEAGDTIAGLMKKMGIGIESVRDLGDAINYIGAKSAGSPREVVDILGRIGGMAKTIGLTSEQTAGLAGAFANMKIPSEQAGTAINKMLNVLGNAEGGTARFQGALKKIGINAGELKNTMSNNPMEGILKVLKSIEGADKDEKIGILKDMFGEEAAPKIAQITSNMQEFEKILALVSSKDNYSGSMQAEFDEVSKTTANAMQILENSIAQIAKTIGDVFLPPLASMFKVLAKMGNALSGFLQQNQWLTKTIIIAASAIFALKVIMVAAKAATALWAVATYPLKIALFAVRMQTMLAAISTKAYIVVSKGAALATKAWGVASVTFARVFKLSMLSVKAALISTGIGALIVAIGIAIGYVVENWESIAPRLVAVWEWIKEQINPVIEWFSQAFSFVSKGIDKVINGARAVTDFLGITDKEEQSQNYSTKGLSDEVINTQKANTQAFYEQHKTSQINDNKVINITTGANANDVVQAITQNSYAYAD, encoded by the coding sequence ATGCAAACCCAGCTCACCATTAAACTCACGCCGCAGCTTGATAATCTTACCCAAGCCATAAATAAAATCAGCAAAGATACAGGGGAGGGCATAAGTAAGGCACTTGATACGAGCATTAAAAGCATCACACAGGCTTTAAGGAGTGAAAATCTAATTGGCAAAGCACTTCAAGGACCAAAACTCCCCCAAGAGACACTTAGCCACATTAAAGCTCAGCTCGCGCAAGCTACACGCGTAAAGCTAGATTTAGACTTAAAAGAGGCAAATGCCAAAATAGATTCTATGCGCTATCAAATACTTGGCATTTATGGCGTGTTTAAGGGATTGTTTCAAAAGCCTATTTCTGTGGCTATGGAGTTTGAAAGCTCAATGGCAGATGTTAAAAAGGTGGTGGATTTTGAGAGCAAAGAGGAGCTTAAGGGCTTTGAAAATCAAATTTGGAATCTCACTAAAACTATACCGCTAGCGGCAAAAGATTTAACCGCTATTGTCGCAAGTGGCGGGCAATTAGGGCTAGATAAAAATATTTTAATCCCTTTCACAGATGTGGTGGCAAAAATGAGCACAGCTTTTGATATGAGCACTGCAGAGGCAGGCGATACGATTGCAGGATTAATGAAAAAAATGGGCATAGGTATAGAATCTGTGCGCGATTTGGGCGATGCGATTAACTACATTGGCGCAAAAAGCGCAGGCAGCCCGCGCGAGGTGGTAGATATACTTGGGCGCATAGGTGGTATGGCAAAGACTATTGGGCTAACCAGCGAGCAAACCGCAGGGCTAGCGGGCGCATTTGCAAATATGAAAATCCCCTCCGAGCAAGCAGGCACAGCAATAAACAAAATGCTTAATGTCTTAGGAAACGCAGAGGGAGGCACAGCACGCTTTCAAGGTGCGCTCAAAAAGATAGGCATAAATGCAGGTGAGCTTAAAAACACTATGAGCAATAATCCTATGGAGGGCATACTCAAGGTGCTAAAATCCATAGAGGGCGCGGATAAAGATGAAAAAATAGGCATTCTAAAAGATATGTTTGGCGAAGAAGCCGCGCCAAAAATCGCGCAAATCACATCAAATATGCAAGAGTTTGAGAAAATCCTAGCTTTGGTTTCTAGCAAAGATAACTACAGCGGCTCTATGCAAGCTGAATTTGATGAGGTGAGCAAAACTACAGCCAATGCTATGCAGATTCTAGAAAACTCCATAGCGCAGATTGCAAAAACTATAGGTGATGTGTTTTTGCCTCCATTGGCAAGTATGTTTAAGGTTTTGGCAAAAATGGGCAATGCGCTTTCAGGCTTTTTACAACAAAACCAGTGGCTTACTAAAACTATCATCATCGCAGCGAGTGCAATTTTTGCGCTAAAGGTCATAATGGTAGCTGCTAAAGCAGCCACAGCGCTATGGGCTGTAGCCACTTATCCGCTAAAAATTGCCCTGTTTGCGGTGCGAATGCAAACAATGCTTGCCGCCATAAGCACAAAAGCTTATATTGTTGTGTCCAAAGGTGCAGCGCTAGCGACAAAAGCATGGGGAGTGGCAAGCGTTACATTTGCGCGGGTGTTTAAGCTAAGTATGCTTAGTGTGAAAGCTGCGCTTATAAGCACAGGCATTGGCGCTTTAATAGTTGCTATTGGCATTGCAATTGGCTATGTGGTGGAAAATTGGGAAAGTATCGCGCCGCGATTAGTAGCAGTGTGGGAATGGATAAAAGAGCAGATAAATCCTGTTATTGAATGGTTTTCTCAAGCTTTTAGCTTTGTCTCCAAAGGCATTGATAAAGTAATAAATGGCGCGCGCGCTGTTACAGACTTTTTGGGCATTACAGATAAAGAGGAGCAGAGCCAAAATTATAGCACAAAAGGCTTAAGCGATGAGGTGATAAACACGCAGAAAGCAAACACGCAAGCCTTTTATGAGCAGCACAAAACAAGCCAAATTAACGACAATAAAGTCATAAACATCACCACAGGCGCCAACGCAAATGATGTAGTTCAAGCCATTACGCAAAATTCATACGCTTATGCAGATTAA
- a CDS encoding phage late control D family protein: MGLEQYIAPLWRVSLNGKKSHNLNITQVRYSDFEKDNIDTLCLELAPNATPPNFGDRIELFMGRNALYFFGAFYVSAIKEQYKRGFSIDCTSIDYTKGFKVKKSRTFEGSIADCIRSIARENNLKTKLDFRYAQSIEVIEQVDESDSALLHRLADELFCTCKVSNDTLIFLDKGKEFDRRTYAINADECISLDIETFAATRYKSIELTYTDSEGNARSVKVGSGEPLYKLHRFAKDDTHALQMATTKLETLNSKHIKGSLSAVGRVLFAGGYLNLTFKGKISRHTITQVTHSLDSSAWNMELNFE; encoded by the coding sequence ATGGGCTTAGAGCAATACATCGCGCCGCTGTGGCGCGTAAGCCTAAATGGCAAAAAAAGCCATAATCTTAATATCACGCAGGTGCGCTATAGCGATTTTGAAAAAGATAATATTGACACGCTTTGCCTTGAGCTAGCACCAAATGCCACGCCACCAAACTTTGGGGATAGAATTGAGCTTTTTATGGGCAGAAATGCGCTATATTTCTTTGGTGCATTCTATGTAAGCGCGATAAAAGAGCAATATAAGCGCGGTTTTAGCATTGACTGCACAAGCATTGATTACACAAAGGGCTTTAAGGTGAAAAAATCGCGCACATTTGAGGGCAGTATCGCTGATTGCATAAGAAGTATCGCGCGTGAAAATAACCTTAAAACAAAGCTAGATTTTCGCTATGCGCAATCTATTGAGGTGATTGAGCAAGTTGATGAGAGCGATAGTGCGCTTTTGCATAGGCTGGCCGATGAGCTTTTCTGCACTTGCAAAGTGAGCAATGATACGCTCATTTTTTTGGATAAGGGCAAGGAGTTTGATAGGCGCACTTATGCTATAAACGCCGATGAGTGCATTAGTTTGGATATTGAAACATTTGCGGCTACGCGATATAAGAGCATTGAGCTTACCTACACAGACAGCGAGGGAAACGCGCGCAGTGTTAAGGTGGGCAGTGGCGAGCCGCTCTATAAATTGCATAGATTTGCCAAAGATGATACACACGCGCTACAAATGGCTACCACAAAGCTAGAAACGCTTAATTCTAAGCACATCAAGGGCAGTTTGAGTGCGGTGGGGAGGGTGCTTTTTGCAGGAGGATATTTAAACCTTACATTTAAAGGTAAAATATCGCGCCACACTATCACGCAAGTAACGCACAGCTTAGATTCTAGCGCGTGGAATATGGAGCTTAATTTTGAGTGA
- a CDS encoding BrnT family toxin, whose translation MKFEWDAQKAKANKAKHNVSFEEAQSVFSDEFARVIFDESHSNDEARFVILGLSQRLRILVVVHCFRSGNSTIRIISARKATQNEQKQYKELRK comes from the coding sequence ATGAAGTTTGAATGGGACGCACAAAAGGCTAAAGCAAACAAAGCCAAACACAATGTAAGCTTTGAGGAGGCGCAAAGCGTGTTTAGCGATGAGTTTGCGCGCGTGATTTTTGATGAATCGCATTCAAATGATGAGGCAAGATTTGTCATCTTGGGATTGAGCCAAAGGCTTAGAATTTTGGTCGTAGTGCATTGTTTCAGGTCCGGGAATAGCACTATTCGTATCATTTCGGCGCGTAAAGCTACGCAAAATGAGCAAAAACAATATAAGGAGCTAAGAAAATGA
- a CDS encoding BrnA antitoxin family protein encodes MKKEYDFSHSVRNPYTKQAKKQISINVSVETLDYFKKMGAQEGVPYQNLINLFLNRCASENLMLEIKH; translated from the coding sequence ATGAAAAAAGAATATGATTTTTCACATTCTGTACGCAATCCATACACTAAACAGGCTAAAAAGCAAATTTCTATCAATGTGAGTGTTGAAACTTTAGACTATTTCAAAAAAATGGGCGCACAAGAGGGCGTGCCTTACCAAAATCTTATTAATCTCTTTTTGAACCGCTGCGCGAGTGAAAATCTTATGCTTGAGATAAAGCATTAG
- the tuf gene encoding elongation factor Tu, giving the protein MAKEKFVKNKPHVNVGTIGHVDHGKTTLSAAISAVLATKGLAELKDYDNIDNAPEEKERGITIATSHIEYETENRHYAHVDCPGHADYVKNMITGAAQMDGAILVVSAADGPMPQTREHILLSRQVGVHYIVVFLNKQDMVDDAELLELVEMEVRELLSAYDFPGDDTPIVAGSALKALEEAKAGNVGEWGQKVLQLMAEVDRFIPTPQRDTEKTFLMPVEDVFSIAGRGTVVTGRVERGVVAVGDEVEIVGLRDTQKTTVTGVEMFRKELDKGEAGDNVGILLRGTKKEEVERGMVLCKPGSITPHKKFEGEIYVLSKEEGGRHTPFFKGYRPQFYVRTTDVTGSIELPSGVEMVMPGDNVKITVELIAPVALEEGTRFAIREGGRTVGSGVVTKIIE; this is encoded by the coding sequence ATGGCAAAAGAAAAGTTTGTGAAAAACAAACCCCATGTGAATGTGGGAACAATCGGGCATGTGGACCATGGCAAGACGACTTTGAGTGCGGCTATATCTGCTGTATTGGCAACTAAAGGTCTAGCAGAGCTAAAGGATTATGACAATATCGACAATGCACCAGAGGAAAAAGAGAGAGGTATTACTATTGCGACTTCTCACATTGAGTATGAGACAGAAAATCGCCACTATGCGCATGTGGATTGCCCAGGGCACGCGGACTATGTAAAAAATATGATTACAGGTGCGGCTCAAATGGACGGAGCTATCCTCGTTGTGTCTGCTGCGGACGGTCCTATGCCACAAACTCGTGAGCATATTCTGCTTTCTCGCCAAGTGGGCGTTCATTATATCGTTGTGTTTTTGAATAAGCAAGATATGGTTGATGATGCTGAATTGCTTGAGCTTGTAGAAATGGAAGTAAGAGAGCTTTTAAGCGCGTATGATTTCCCCGGCGATGATACCCCTATCGTGGCAGGCTCTGCATTGAAAGCGCTTGAAGAGGCGAAGGCAGGAAATGTAGGTGAGTGGGGACAAAAGGTATTGCAGCTTATGGCTGAAGTTGATAGATTTATCCCTACTCCACAGCGCGATACTGAAAAAACTTTCCTTATGCCAGTAGAAGATGTGTTTTCTATCGCAGGTCGTGGAACAGTGGTAACAGGACGGGTTGAAAGAGGTGTTGTTGCTGTGGGTGATGAAGTTGAAATCGTAGGACTTCGTGATACTCAAAAAACGACTGTTACAGGCGTTGAAATGTTTAGAAAAGAGCTTGATAAAGGTGAGGCTGGTGACAATGTGGGTATCCTTCTTAGAGGTACTAAAAAAGAAGAGGTTGAAAGGGGTATGGTGCTTTGCAAGCCCGGCTCAATTACTCCACACAAAAAATTTGAGGGAGAAATCTATGTCCTTTCAAAAGAGGAAGGCGGACGACACACACCATTCTTTAAGGGTTATCGCCCACAATTTTATGTGCGCACCACAGATGTTACAGGTTCTATTGAGCTTCCAAGCGGCGTAGAAATGGTTATGCCCGGTGATAATGTTAAAATTACAGTTGAGCTTATTGCACCTGTAGCGCTTGAAGAAGGGACACGCTTTGCGATTCGTGAGGGTGGTAGGACTGTTGGTTCGGGCGTTGTTACGAAAATCATTGAGTAG
- the rpmG gene encoding 50S ribosomal protein L33 codes for MAKGNTIKIGLKCSECGDINYSTTKNAKTNTEKLELKKFSPRLNKHTIHKEVKLKS; via the coding sequence ATGGCAAAGGGTAATACTATTAAAATAGGACTTAAGTGTTCGGAATGTGGTGATATTAATTACAGCACCACTAAAAATGCAAAGACAAATACAGAAAAACTGGAGCTCAAAAAGTTTTCTCCTCGTTTGAATAAGCACACTATTCACAAGGAAGTAAAACTTAAAAGCTAG
- the secE gene encoding preprotein translocase subunit SecE — translation MKKIKTYFQNANEERLKVIFPTKEQRRNAYVSVLIVVSVITLFLALVDWILFHSVSSIL, via the coding sequence ATTAAAAAGATAAAAACCTATTTTCAAAACGCGAATGAAGAGCGCTTGAAAGTTATATTTCCTACAAAAGAACAGAGACGAAATGCCTATGTGTCCGTGCTGATTGTAGTAAGTGTAATTACTTTATTCCTAGCGTTGGTTGATTGGATTTTGTTTCATTCTGTATCGAGCATTTTATAA
- the nusG gene encoding transcription termination/antitermination protein NusG, with translation MEWYAIQTYSGSEKSVGEAIRNLIVQNHMQDRFGEVVVPTESIIEAKKKIVDRSLYPGYVFIQVDLDTKLWHMIQSLPKVGRFIGESKKPTPLSEADITKILEKVRNPSAPKPKISFEQGEVVRIIDGPFVNFTGTVEEYDLEHKKLKLNVSIFGRNTPVEILYSQVEKII, from the coding sequence GTGGAGTGGTATGCGATACAGACATATTCTGGCAGTGAAAAATCAGTAGGTGAGGCAATTCGTAATCTTATTGTGCAAAATCACATGCAAGATAGATTTGGTGAGGTAGTTGTCCCTACAGAATCTATCATTGAGGCAAAAAAGAAGATTGTAGATAGGAGTTTGTATCCTGGTTATGTTTTTATTCAAGTTGATTTGGATACAAAGCTTTGGCATATGATTCAATCTTTGCCAAAAGTGGGACGTTTCATTGGTGAGAGTAAAAAGCCTACACCTTTAAGCGAGGCTGATATTACTAAGATTCTAGAGAAGGTAAGAAATCCAAGTGCGCCTAAACCTAAAATTTCGTTTGAACAGGGCGAGGTTGTGCGTATTATTGATGGTCCTTTTGTGAATTTTACAGGTACTGTGGAGGAATATGATTTAGAGCATAAAAAACTTAAGCTCAATGTATCAATTTTTGGGCGAAACACTCCAGTTGAGATTCTGTATTCACAAGTAGAAAAAATTATTTAA
- the rplK gene encoding 50S ribosomal protein L11 has translation MGKKVVGELKLQIPAGKANPSPPVGPALGQRGVNIMEFCKAFNEKTKDMGDFNIPVVITVYQDKSFTFITKKPPVTDLIKKAAKIAKGSDNPLKNKIGQLTSAQLEEIAKTKMEDLNAFDIEAAKKIVAGSARSMGIEIKD, from the coding sequence ATGGGCAAGAAAGTTGTTGGCGAATTAAAGTTGCAGATTCCAGCAGGCAAGGCAAATCCATCTCCACCAGTGGGTCCGGCATTAGGGCAGAGGGGCGTGAATATTATGGAGTTTTGTAAAGCTTTTAATGAAAAAACAAAGGATATGGGTGATTTTAACATACCTGTTGTTATCACCGTTTATCAGGATAAAAGTTTTACATTTATTACCAAAAAGCCGCCGGTAACTGACCTTATCAAAAAAGCGGCAAAAATTGCTAAAGGTTCGGATAATCCATTAAAAAATAAGATTGGGCAGCTTACAAGTGCGCAGCTTGAGGAGATTGCCAAAACTAAAATGGAAGACCTTAATGCGTTTGATATTGAGGCGGCAAAGAAAATTGTAGCAGGAAGTGCCAGAAGTATGGGCATTGAAATCAAAGATTAA
- the rplA gene encoding 50S ribosomal protein L1, which translates to MGKKIAKRLQALQAKVDSEKIYDIQSGVNAVKSLASAKFDETVEVALRLGVDPRHADQMVRGAVVLPHGTGKKVRVAVFAKGVKADEAKNAGADIVGADDLADEIKNGNINFDMVIATPDMMALVGKVGRILGPKGLMPNPKTGTVTMDIAKAVSNAKSGQVNFRVDKKGIIHAPIGKASFQEDKIRDNMLELVRAINRLKPTSAKGKYIRSSSLSLTMSPSIRLDSQELMDTK; encoded by the coding sequence ATGGGCAAAAAGATAGCAAAAAGATTGCAGGCTCTGCAAGCAAAGGTAGATTCTGAAAAAATATATGATATTCAAAGTGGTGTTAATGCAGTGAAGTCTTTGGCATCGGCGAAGTTTGATGAAACTGTGGAAGTGGCATTGCGTTTAGGGGTTGACCCAAGACATGCCGACCAAATGGTGCGTGGAGCGGTTGTTTTACCACATGGGACAGGTAAAAAAGTGCGTGTTGCAGTATTTGCAAAAGGTGTTAAAGCCGATGAGGCAAAGAATGCCGGTGCGGATATAGTGGGGGCTGATGACTTGGCAGATGAGATTAAAAATGGCAACATTAACTTTGATATGGTAATTGCTACACCTGATATGATGGCTCTTGTGGGTAAAGTAGGGCGAATCTTAGGACCAAAGGGTTTAATGCCAAACCCAAAAACGGGCACAGTAACTATGGATATCGCTAAGGCTGTATCTAATGCTAAAAGTGGGCAAGTGAATTTTAGAGTTGATAAGAAAGGCATCATTCACGCTCCCATTGGTAAAGCATCTTTTCAAGAGGATAAGATTAGAGACAATATGCTTGAGCTCGTGCGCGCGATTAATCGCTTAAAGCCTACTTCTGCAAAGGGTAAATATATCCGTAGTAGCAGTTTGTCGCTTACAATGAGCCCATCAATTCGGCTAGATTCTCAAGAGCTTATGGATACAAAATAA
- the rplJ gene encoding 50S ribosomal protein L10: MTKQEKIQIVEYLSSEFKNASALIVCDYKGLQVTHLEQLRHNSRAAGIKVQVIKNTLASIATKAAEYPNLELKDTNIFLWADDQIALSKVVCKFADAHSEHFKLKTGVFDGQVVDTHHIVSVSKLPSKEELIGMLLSVWTAPARYFVTGLDNLRKQKEEN; encoded by the coding sequence ATGACTAAGCAAGAGAAGATTCAAATTGTAGAGTATTTAAGCTCTGAATTTAAGAATGCTTCTGCGCTGATTGTGTGCGATTATAAAGGCTTGCAGGTAACCCACCTCGAGCAGTTGCGGCATAATTCAAGAGCAGCTGGCATAAAGGTTCAAGTGATTAAAAATACTCTAGCTAGTATCGCGACTAAAGCGGCGGAATATCCTAACTTAGAGCTTAAGGATACTAATATCTTTCTTTGGGCAGATGACCAAATCGCGCTATCAAAGGTTGTGTGTAAGTTTGCTGATGCGCATAGTGAGCATTTTAAGCTCAAAACTGGCGTATTTGATGGGCAAGTAGTTGATACTCATCATATTGTGTCTGTTTCTAAATTGCCAAGCAAAGAAGAGCTTATTGGTATGCTATTGTCTGTATGGACGGCTCCGGCTCGCTACTTTGTCACAGGGCTTGATAATTTAAGAAAACAAAAAGAAGAAAATTAA
- the rplL gene encoding 50S ribosomal protein L7/L12: MAISKEEVLEYIGNLSVLELSELVKAFEEKFGVSAAPTVVAGAGAGGGGAAAAAEEKTDFNVILVDAGANKINVIKAVREITGLGLKEAKDATEKTPSTLKEGVNKEDAENFKKKLEEAGAKVEVK; this comes from the coding sequence ATGGCAATTTCTAAAGAAGAAGTGTTGGAATACATCGGAAACCTTTCTGTGTTGGAACTTTCAGAGCTTGTGAAGGCTTTTGAGGAAAAATTTGGCGTGAGTGCAGCACCAACAGTTGTTGCAGGTGCTGGTGCAGGTGGTGGTGGAGCGGCAGCTGCTGCTGAAGAAAAGACAGATTTTAATGTTATTTTAGTTGATGCGGGAGCTAATAAGATTAATGTCATTAAAGCTGTGCGCGAAATCACTGGACTTGGTCTAAAAGAGGCTAAAGATGCCACAGAAAAAACTCCAAGCACGCTTAAAGAAGGTGTAAATAAAGAAGATGCGGAGAACTTCAAGAAAAAGCTTGAAGAGGCTGGCGCAAAGGTAGAGGTTAAGTAA